One window from the genome of Deltaproteobacteria bacterium encodes:
- a CDS encoding acyl-CoA dehydrogenase yields MVAARTRAGAGPAGVSLFLVPRKAAGVRVRPEETIDLTRRVGEVTLRDVAVPRGALLGGEGKAWPLLERLLDLGAIGIAADSLGGAERALEMAVEYSKTREQFGRKIGSFQAVKHMAAEVVAEVEPARSLVWYAAYAFDHRPREAARAATVAKARLGDVYARAARRAVEMHGGVGFTWEHDLHLWFKRARWNRVAFGDPDHHRERLAQIDRY; encoded by the coding sequence CTGGTGGCGGCGCGGACGCGAGCGGGCGCCGGCCCGGCGGGCGTGTCGCTCTTCCTGGTGCCGCGCAAGGCTGCCGGTGTGCGCGTGCGGCCCGAGGAGACGATCGACCTGACGCGCCGGGTGGGGGAGGTGACGCTGCGCGACGTCGCGGTGCCGCGCGGCGCGCTGCTCGGCGGGGAGGGAAAGGCCTGGCCGCTCCTCGAGCGCCTGCTCGACCTCGGCGCCATCGGCATCGCGGCCGACAGCCTCGGCGGCGCCGAGCGCGCTCTCGAGATGGCGGTCGAGTACTCGAAGACGCGGGAGCAGTTCGGCCGCAAGATCGGCTCGTTCCAGGCGGTCAAGCACATGGCGGCGGAGGTGGTCGCCGAGGTCGAGCCGGCCCGCTCGCTGGTCTGGTACGCGGCCTACGCGTTCGACCACCGGCCACGCGAGGCGGCGCGGGCCGCGACCGTCGCCAAGGCGCGGCTCGGCGACGTCTACGCCCGCGCCGCCCGTCGGGCGGTCGAGATGCACGGCGGCGTCGGCTTCACCTGGGAGCACGACCTGCACCTCTGGTTCAAACGGGCGCGCTGGAACCGGGTGGCGTTCGGAGACCCGGACCACCATCGCGAGCGGCTCGCCCAAATCGATCGATACTGA
- the alaS gene encoding alanine--tRNA ligase: MTGDEIRQGFLDFFRERGHTVVPSAPLVPEDDPSLLFVNAGMVQFKQVFLGKERRPYTRAADAQKCLRISGKHNDLEQVGRDTYHHTFFEMLGNWSFGDYYKREAIAWAWELLTRVWKLPKTALWATVHTTDDEAAALWTQVTDVDGARVLRFDAENFWEMGETGPCGPCSEVHIDRGPDACDHRADPAHRCGVNAGCARFIEIWNLVFIQYNRDEAGKLTELPAKHVDTGMGLERVASLLQGVSTNYDCDLLRGIISRMEKLSGRRYGRSAADDVSLRVIADHGRAVTFLITDGVLPSNEGRGYVLRRLLRRAARHGKLLALDRPFLHEVVAAVVHTMGRAYPEVVERQGRIVEVVRDEEERFAATLDRGLALLESEVERARRAGDRTLSGEVAFRLYDTYGFPLDLTEDILAAEGLVADRAGFERAMEAQRQRARGAKRFADAEAAPEMIAPPAGLGTRFVGDRVVEWESEVLALVAAGRETRGPLGAGAEVDVVTAETPFYAESGGQVGDRGWLETRDGATRIEVLDTQRIAPTVVAHRGVVRQGAVSVGDRLRMRIDVARREAARLNHSATHLVHAALRRQLGPHVRQAGSLVTPERLRFDFSHTRPVGEGPLGEIEDQVNSQIRANLEVWAEEMSYDQAIKAGALAFFGEKYGDRVTVVHMGDYSVELCGGTHVARTGDIGLFKVRGEAGVAAGVRRLEAVTGEGALDLVRRHEAVLREVATLLRGPEEEAAAKLEKLLAQQRDLEKRIAELQGKLAGGATRDVLADARRVDGVTVLATRVDGLDDKGLREMADRLRERIKSGVVVLGTAQGERALLLAAVTKDLIGRFHAGNIIKQLAPLVGGGGGGRPDFAQAGGKDPARLDEALAAAYDLLGAGGR, translated from the coding sequence GTGACCGGCGACGAGATCCGCCAAGGCTTCCTGGACTTTTTCCGGGAGCGCGGCCACACCGTCGTCCCGAGCGCCCCGCTCGTCCCCGAGGACGATCCGAGCCTGCTCTTCGTCAACGCCGGCATGGTGCAGTTCAAGCAGGTGTTCCTCGGCAAGGAGCGGCGGCCCTACACGCGTGCCGCCGACGCGCAGAAGTGCCTCCGCATCAGCGGCAAGCACAACGACCTCGAGCAGGTGGGGCGCGACACGTACCACCACACCTTCTTCGAGATGCTCGGTAACTGGTCGTTCGGCGACTATTACAAGCGCGAGGCGATCGCGTGGGCGTGGGAGCTCCTGACCCGCGTCTGGAAGCTCCCGAAGACCGCGCTCTGGGCGACGGTGCACACGACCGACGACGAGGCGGCGGCGCTGTGGACGCAGGTGACCGACGTCGACGGGGCGCGGGTGCTGCGCTTCGACGCCGAGAACTTCTGGGAGATGGGCGAGACGGGCCCGTGCGGGCCTTGCTCGGAGGTCCACATCGATCGCGGTCCCGACGCCTGCGACCACCGCGCCGACCCGGCACACCGCTGCGGCGTGAACGCCGGCTGCGCGCGCTTCATCGAGATCTGGAACCTGGTCTTCATCCAGTACAACCGGGACGAGGCGGGGAAGCTCACCGAGCTGCCCGCGAAGCACGTCGACACCGGCATGGGTCTCGAGCGGGTGGCGTCGCTGCTGCAGGGCGTTTCCACCAACTACGACTGCGACCTGCTGCGCGGCATCATCTCCCGCATGGAGAAGCTCTCGGGCAGGCGCTACGGACGCTCCGCCGCGGACGACGTCTCGCTCAGGGTCATCGCCGACCACGGCCGGGCCGTCACCTTCCTCATCACCGACGGCGTGCTGCCGTCGAACGAGGGCCGCGGCTACGTGCTCCGCCGCCTGCTCCGCCGCGCGGCGCGCCACGGCAAGCTCCTCGCGCTCGACCGGCCCTTCCTGCACGAGGTGGTGGCCGCGGTGGTCCACACCATGGGACGCGCCTACCCCGAGGTCGTCGAGCGGCAGGGCCGCATCGTGGAGGTGGTGCGGGACGAGGAGGAGAGGTTCGCCGCCACGCTCGACCGCGGGCTCGCGCTGCTCGAGAGCGAGGTCGAGCGGGCCCGCCGCGCGGGCGACCGTACGCTGTCCGGCGAGGTGGCGTTCCGCCTCTACGACACCTACGGGTTCCCGCTCGACCTCACCGAGGACATCCTCGCGGCCGAGGGACTCGTCGCCGACCGCGCGGGCTTCGAGCGCGCCATGGAGGCGCAGCGCCAGCGGGCGCGCGGCGCCAAGCGCTTCGCCGACGCCGAGGCAGCGCCCGAGATGATTGCGCCGCCCGCGGGCCTCGGCACGCGCTTCGTCGGCGACCGCGTCGTCGAGTGGGAGTCGGAGGTGCTCGCGCTCGTGGCCGCCGGCCGTGAGACGCGCGGTCCGCTCGGCGCCGGCGCCGAGGTCGACGTGGTCACCGCGGAGACGCCCTTCTACGCCGAGTCGGGCGGACAGGTCGGTGACCGTGGCTGGCTCGAGACGCGCGACGGCGCGACGCGCATCGAGGTCCTCGACACGCAGCGGATCGCCCCGACGGTCGTCGCGCACCGCGGCGTCGTCCGGCAGGGGGCGGTGTCGGTCGGCGACCGCCTCCGCATGCGCATCGACGTCGCCCGGCGCGAGGCGGCGCGCCTCAACCATTCCGCCACCCATCTGGTGCACGCCGCGCTCCGCCGCCAGCTGGGGCCGCACGTCCGCCAGGCGGGCTCGCTCGTCACCCCCGAGCGGCTGCGTTTCGACTTCAGCCACACCCGTCCGGTGGGCGAGGGGCCGCTCGGTGAGATCGAGGACCAGGTGAACAGCCAGATCCGGGCCAACCTCGAGGTGTGGGCCGAGGAGATGTCCTACGACCAGGCCATCAAGGCGGGCGCGCTCGCCTTCTTCGGCGAGAAGTACGGCGACCGGGTGACGGTCGTGCACATGGGCGACTACTCGGTGGAGCTCTGCGGCGGCACGCACGTCGCCCGCACCGGCGACATCGGCCTCTTCAAGGTGCGCGGCGAGGCGGGGGTGGCGGCCGGCGTGCGCCGGCTCGAGGCCGTGACCGGCGAGGGCGCGCTCGACCTGGTCCGCCGCCACGAGGCGGTGCTGCGCGAGGTCGCCACGCTGCTGCGTGGCCCGGAGGAGGAAGCGGCGGCGAAGCTCGAGAAGCTCCTCGCGCAGCAGCGCGATCTCGAGAAGCGCATCGCGGAGCTCCAGGGCAAGCTCGCCGGCGGCGCCACGCGCGACGTCCTCGCCGACGCCCGCCGCGTCGACGGCGTCACGGTTCTGGCGACGCGCGTCGACGGGCTCGACGACAAGGGGCTGCGCGAGATGGCCGACCGGCTGCGCGAGCGGATCAAGTCGGGCGTCGTCGTGCTCGGCACGGCGCAGGGCGAGCGGGCGTTGCTCCTCGCCGCCGTGACCAAGGACCTGATCGGCCGCTTCCACGCCGGCAACATCATCAAGCAGCTCGCGCCGCTGGTGGGTGGGGGTGGCGGCGGGCGCCCCGATTTCGCGCAGGCGGGCGGCAAGGACCCCGCCCGGCTCGACGAGGCGCTGGCCGCCGCCTACGACCTGCTCGGCGCCGGGGGCCGCTGA
- a CDS encoding enoyl-CoA hydratase (Catalyzes the reversible hydration of unsaturated fatty acyl-CoA to beta-hydroxyacyl-CoA) — MAYEQILHEVVDGVLTITLDRPEKLNAFTPTMMRELIDAFDRADADDAVRAVIVTGAGRAFCAGADLSGGGGTFDNTARDTLETHRDGGGLVALRIFESKKPIIAAINGPAVGVGITMTLPMDVRLASTAARMGFVFARRGIVPEACSSWFLPRVVGISRAAEWVYTGRIFSAEEALAGGLVSRIVPPADLLATARGLAREIADNTSAVSVALSRQLLWRMLGADHPMEAHQVDSRAIYWMGSSADAREGVAAFLEKRPARFTLRPSADLPGFYPWWPPRPFR; from the coding sequence ATGGCCTACGAGCAGATCCTCCACGAGGTGGTCGACGGGGTGCTGACGATCACGCTCGATCGGCCCGAGAAGCTGAACGCCTTCACGCCGACGATGATGCGCGAGCTGATCGACGCCTTCGATCGGGCCGACGCGGACGACGCCGTGCGCGCCGTCATCGTGACCGGCGCGGGGCGCGCGTTCTGCGCCGGCGCGGACCTCTCGGGAGGCGGCGGGACCTTCGACAACACGGCCCGCGACACGCTCGAGACGCACCGCGACGGCGGCGGCCTCGTGGCGCTGCGCATCTTCGAGTCGAAGAAGCCGATCATCGCCGCGATCAACGGCCCGGCCGTCGGCGTGGGGATCACGATGACCCTGCCGATGGACGTGCGCCTGGCTTCGACGGCGGCGCGCATGGGCTTCGTCTTCGCCCGCCGCGGCATCGTCCCCGAGGCGTGCAGCAGCTGGTTCCTCCCGCGCGTCGTCGGCATCAGCCGCGCGGCCGAGTGGGTGTACACGGGACGCATCTTCTCCGCCGAGGAGGCGCTTGCCGGAGGGCTCGTGAGCCGCATCGTGCCGCCCGCGGACCTGCTCGCGACGGCGCGTGGGCTGGCCCGAGAGATCGCCGACAACACCTCCGCGGTCTCCGTCGCCCTCTCCCGGCAGCTCCTCTGGCGCATGCTCGGCGCCGACCATCCCATGGAGGCGCACCAGGTCGACTCGAGAGCCATCTACTGGATGGGCAGCTCGGCCGACGCCCGCGAGGGGGTGGCCGCCTTCCTCGAGAAGCGCCCGGCGCGCTTCACGCTCCGGCCGAGCGCGGATCTCCCCGGGTTCTACCCGTGGTGGCCGCCGCGCCCGTTCAGGTGA
- a CDS encoding 3-alpha,7-alpha,12-alpha-trihydroxy-5-beta-cholest-24-enoyl-CoA hydratase: MPVNLSYVGKRMEAVTHTYDERDVMLYALGVGAGPDDLQFVYQRDLKVLPTFAVIPAFPAMLNLGGAMEVNPVMVLHGEQRIELHAPIPTSGRITTTPTIKAMYDKGKGALVLVETESVDEKGRLLFRNTSGIFARGEGGFGGERGPSGPRNVPPNRPPDKSIAMATRPEQALLYRLSGDMNPLHADPEFARMAGYERPILHGLCTFGFAGRAVLRAWCGNDPARLKSFEVRFSGVVYPGETITTDMWEVSPGRIVLTAKTERGEAVLTGAAAEVAS, from the coding sequence ATGCCGGTCAACCTTTCCTACGTCGGGAAGCGCATGGAGGCCGTCACCCACACCTACGACGAGCGCGACGTGATGCTCTACGCGCTCGGCGTCGGCGCCGGGCCGGACGACCTCCAGTTCGTCTACCAGCGCGACTTGAAGGTGCTGCCGACCTTCGCGGTCATCCCGGCGTTCCCCGCCATGCTGAACCTCGGCGGCGCCATGGAGGTGAACCCCGTGATGGTGCTGCACGGCGAGCAGCGCATCGAGCTGCACGCGCCGATCCCCACCAGCGGCAGGATCACCACCACCCCCACCATCAAGGCGATGTACGACAAGGGCAAGGGCGCGCTCGTGCTCGTCGAGACCGAGAGCGTCGACGAGAAGGGCCGTCTCCTCTTCCGGAACACCTCGGGCATCTTCGCGCGCGGCGAGGGCGGCTTCGGCGGCGAGCGTGGCCCGAGCGGCCCGCGCAACGTGCCTCCGAACCGGCCGCCCGACAAGTCGATCGCCATGGCGACGCGGCCCGAGCAGGCGCTGCTCTACCGGCTCTCGGGCGACATGAACCCGCTGCACGCCGACCCCGAGTTCGCCCGCATGGCCGGCTACGAGCGGCCGATCCTGCACGGGCTCTGCACCTTCGGCTTCGCCGGCCGTGCGGTCCTGCGCGCCTGGTGCGGGAACGACCCCGCGCGTCTCAAGTCCTTCGAGGTCCGCTTCTCCGGGGTCGTCTACCCCGGCGAGACGATCACCACCGACATGTGGGAGGTCTCTCCGGGGCGGATCGTCCTGACGGCGAAGACCGAGCGGGGCGAGGCGGTGCTGACCGGCGCGGCCGCCGAGGTCGCCAGCTGA
- a CDS encoding SDR family NAD(P)-dependent oxidoreductase, whose protein sequence is MVTGASSGIGAATARALAEAGAAVVLGARRMDRLEALAAELGGRGAAVAVAATDMRREADVVRLFALARDRFGGVDVLVNAAGLGRRAPLASAPTELWREMLEVNVLGLAIATREAIQDMERRGVAGHVVHVSSMAAHRIPSPDAAMYAATKFAVRALTEGLRQELRARQSPIRVSAVSPGHVETEFAEVFAGRPEAAAETYGRFKVLEARDVAAAIVWILSQPPHVEVHDVLVRPTAQRN, encoded by the coding sequence ATGGTCACGGGCGCGTCGAGCGGCATCGGCGCGGCCACGGCGCGCGCGCTCGCCGAGGCGGGCGCCGCTGTCGTCCTCGGCGCGCGGAGGATGGACCGGCTCGAGGCGCTCGCCGCCGAGCTCGGCGGCCGTGGCGCCGCGGTCGCCGTCGCGGCCACCGACATGCGCCGCGAGGCCGACGTGGTCCGTCTGTTCGCGCTGGCGCGCGACCGCTTCGGCGGCGTCGACGTGCTCGTGAACGCCGCCGGCCTCGGGCGGCGCGCGCCGCTCGCCTCGGCGCCGACCGAGCTCTGGCGCGAGATGCTCGAGGTGAACGTGCTCGGGCTCGCGATCGCGACGCGCGAGGCGATCCAGGACATGGAGCGGCGCGGGGTGGCCGGCCACGTCGTGCACGTGTCCTCGATGGCCGCGCATCGCATCCCGAGTCCCGACGCCGCCATGTATGCGGCGACCAAGTTCGCGGTGCGTGCGCTGACCGAGGGGCTCCGCCAGGAGCTCCGCGCCCGCCAGAGCCCGATCCGCGTCTCGGCCGTGTCACCGGGTCACGTCGAGACGGAGTTCGCCGAGGTCTTTGCCGGCCGTCCGGAAGCCGCGGCCGAGACGTACGGCCGCTTCAAGGTGCTCGAGGCGCGCGACGTGGCGGCGGCGATCGTCTGGATCCTCAGCCAGCCGCCCCACGTCGAGGTGCACGACGTCCTCGTGCGTCCGACGGCGCAGCGGAATTAG
- a CDS encoding PhoH family protein produces the protein MAEPGPAPVPLRFDDPRLFRELLGQHDEHLKTLERHVGIRIDVTDQTLSLAGDPIETELASRVLVQLYGLLEQGYPIYPADVDYAIRILSSDRNAKLRDIFLDTVFISAHKRVITPKSVAQKAYIDAIRGYDIVFGIGPAGTGKTYLAMAMAVAELMKNSFSRIILTRPAVEAGEKLGFLPGDLAEKVNPYLRPLYDALHDMVDFDRARKLVERGTIEVAPLAFMRGRTLNDSFVILDEAQNTTTEQMKMFLTRLGYGSKAVITGDVTQVDLPAGKLSGLKEAQAILRDIPGIEFVTFTERDVVRHPLVQQIITAYERAER, from the coding sequence TTGGCCGAGCCCGGCCCCGCGCCCGTCCCCCTCCGCTTCGACGACCCGCGGCTCTTCCGCGAGCTGCTCGGCCAGCACGACGAGCACCTGAAGACGCTCGAGCGGCACGTCGGCATCCGCATCGACGTCACCGACCAGACGCTCAGCCTGGCCGGCGATCCGATCGAGACCGAGCTCGCCAGCCGCGTCCTCGTCCAGCTCTACGGCCTCCTCGAGCAGGGCTATCCCATCTACCCCGCCGACGTGGACTACGCGATCCGCATCCTGTCGAGCGACCGCAACGCCAAGCTGCGCGACATCTTCCTCGACACGGTCTTCATCTCGGCGCACAAGCGGGTGATCACGCCGAAGAGCGTGGCGCAGAAGGCCTACATCGACGCCATCCGCGGCTACGACATCGTCTTCGGGATAGGGCCAGCGGGCACCGGGAAAACGTATCTAGCTATGGCGATGGCCGTCGCCGAGCTCATGAAGAACAGCTTCTCCCGCATCATCCTCACGCGCCCCGCCGTGGAGGCGGGCGAGAAGCTCGGCTTCCTCCCCGGCGACCTCGCCGAGAAGGTGAACCCGTATCTCCGGCCGCTCTACGACGCGCTCCACGACATGGTCGACTTCGACCGCGCCCGCAAGCTGGTCGAGCGCGGGACGATTGAGGTCGCGCCGCTCGCCTTCATGCGCGGCCGCACCCTGAACGACTCCTTCGTGATCCTCGACGAGGCCCAGAACACGACCACCGAGCAGATGAAGATGTTCCTGACCCGCCTCGGCTACGGCTCGAAGGCGGTCATCACGGGCGACGTCACGCAGGTGGACCTGCCGGCCGGCAAGCTGTCGGGGCTCAAGGAGGCGCAGGCGATCCTGCGCGACATCCCCGGTATCGAGTTCGTCACCTTCACCGAGCGCGACGTCGTCCGCCATCCCCTGGTGCAGCAGATCATCACCGCCTACGAGCGGGCCGAGCGATGA
- a CDS encoding response regulator, with the protein MAGCGGTVTQPLPLLDLVEPPAVAPGDSTKVLPSLRGLSVLVVDDALDARDSLAMFLEECGARVTAVASAAEALEALPLARPDVLVSDLAMPGIDGYGLLARMRELEAGGARPVPALALSGHARPQDRERTLAAGFQAHMAKPAEPAELASAVARLAARGRLARTGT; encoded by the coding sequence ATGGCAGGTTGCGGTGGGACCGTTACCCAGCCACTTCCGCTCCTCGACCTCGTCGAGCCCCCGGCCGTGGCTCCCGGCGACTCCACGAAGGTGCTCCCTTCGCTCCGGGGCCTCTCGGTCCTTGTCGTGGACGATGCCCTCGATGCCCGCGATTCGCTCGCCATGTTCCTCGAGGAGTGCGGCGCCCGCGTCACCGCCGTCGCCTCCGCCGCGGAAGCCCTCGAGGCGCTCCCGCTCGCTCGACCGGACGTCCTGGTGAGCGACCTCGCGATGCCGGGCATCGACGGCTACGGCCTCCTCGCACGCATGCGTGAGCTCGAGGCAGGCGGCGCGCGGCCCGTGCCGGCGCTCGCGCTCAGCGGCCACGCCCGCCCGCAGGATCGCGAGCGCACGCTGGCGGCCGGGTTCCAGGCCCACATGGCGAAGCCGGCGGAGCCCGCGGAGCTGGCGTCGGCGGTGGCGCGCCTCGCCGCGAGGGGCCGCCTCGCCCGCACGGGCACCTGA